The Peromyscus eremicus chromosome 16_21, PerEre_H2_v1, whole genome shotgun sequence genome includes the window tttaaagttaagaaaagctggctagaaacaagccaagataagaCCAGGCaatcataagtaataataaggcTCCCTTTGCGCTTACTTGGGAGCTGTGTAGcggggcccccaaaagagcaaaaacaaacaacacagaagAAACCAGAAGATTGTTCTGTGGATCCCCACAGTTAATAATACAGGAACTTTAGAcataatagtttttatttattttgtagtgaTGTCATTGTTCTTTTTCTATAAGATTCtacatgcttttctttttgttaaaaacAGTGTTTCCTTGTGTGGAAAATACctttttttaagagaaataaaatgtaatagatAAGTTATTAATTGACAGGAAATCAATGAGACACAAAACCAAGTAATAGAAGGACATAAACTGActgaatatttgaaaagaaagctGAATACCTGAAATTTGTCTTCCATTCACTTGGCATAAGCCGCCATGTACCAGACACTGATGGAGTCAGGACAGCAGAAATCACACACATGACATTCCACCATCATGTAGCATGTGTCACAGAGGGAAAGACTGGGCTGTAACTAACACTGAGAGCAGTAGAGAGGAGCagatgtagacgaatttctaaatggtcttattaaataaaaaacatggagccagaaatagaggtgaaaatctgacagagatcagaggaataggaacagctaccagctaacctcacctcaccaatgcTGAAGCTTTCAAagagagtgacttcctgtctatccaGGTTTaaatgccttgcttttctgccctctcattggctcttagcacagctacctcacttccttgtcattgtctgtatgtctgtacagacctccaggtctctatggttggtactgggattaaaggcgtgtgtcaccatgcttggctctgttccctagtatggccttgaacactcagagatcctgcctgctaagggattaagggcgtgtgctgcctgacttcttgtttacttaaaatggctggccttttccccctgatctccaggcaagctttatttattaatgcacaaataaaatgtcaccagaaGTGGGCTGTAGTGGGAAGTTTTTCCAGTCCTCCCCAGCCCCaaagtccagacaaatctctcctacctgTGGTCCCagagccacttataaaataatcaatcagaggcttatattaattacaaactatatgatTATGGATTTAGAGTCTTGCTAGCTAGcactttcatcttaaattaatccattcctatTCATCCATATGTTGCCATGTAGCTGTGGCATtgccagtctgctggcatcttgctgcttctTTGgcagcagcaggctggtgtctctcccaactctacccttcttctctctgtatctctgcttggatttcccacctggctataagctttcttgccatagaccaaaacagctttatttattatccaacgggagccacacatattcacagcctacaggaagacatcccacagcatcaagtGATGGAAATGTACCAAAAAAATAAAGTTCatggtattttaaaaagtattttctattattttgtttaataacattcatttttcttcttgttttccattttttcctaTTTTCCAATGTCTACCTAAATTCATCAGCTGACCATGTTGGCTCCTATGGTTTAAGCTTCTATCAGTCTTATGAAGACAATGGCCAGTACACATTTGAATTTGATGGCGATGAGTTGTTCTATGTGGACTCAGATAAGAAGGAGACAGTCTGGAGGATTCCTGAGTTTGGCCAACTGACGAGCTTTGACCCACAAGGTGGACTgcaaactctagctacagcaaaACACAACTTGGGCACCCTGATGAAGAGGTCCAATTCTACCCCAGCTACCAACAGTACGTGCTCAGcaccccactcctccctcccttccctagtGGGGAACATGATCCACTGCTGTATGAAACCCTTTCCAAGAAGTGCCCAGATCTCATCACTGAACCCTCATCCTCTCTCTTCTTACAAATCACATATTCTGTGTAATATAAACCTCTTTGTTCCCAGAATGCACTCCTTGAATCTTTTGAAGAGGTCCCAACAGACATCCTAACACCCTAGAGAGAAGGGCACAGGGCTAAAGTGGATGCAGTACACATTGGCTCCAAGCAGAAGGGAAGCTTGTGCTCTTTAACCATCATGTATGAAAGTCATGGAGAGGGGGCTCCCTCATCCAACAGTGCAGAACTTACGGGAGAGAAATGCCCATCAGCCACTCACATCCAGGCCATTTCCTTTCCAGAGGTTCCTGAGGTGACCATGTTCTCCAAGTCCCCTGTACTGCTGGGTCAGCCCAACACCCTCATCTGCTCTGTGGACAACATCTTTCCTCCCGTGGTCAACATCACATGGTTGAGAAACAGCAAGTCAGTCACAGAAGGTGTCTATGAGACCAGCTTCTTCTTCAACCGTGACTATTCCTTCCACAAGATGTCTTACCTCACCTTCATCCCTTCTGATGATGACGTTTATGACTGCAAGGTGGAACACTGGGGCCTGGAGGAGCCGGTGCTGAAACACTGGGGTATGTGTGAGCTCCACCCGCTTCTGCACTTTCTTGTCCATGTCATCTCTAGAACAGCCTGTCTTCTGGCTCTGGTGACCAATTTCATTTCCATTCTTAAAGAGTTTCTAATGGTAGACTCCATGTTCTTCCATAAGCCCCACCCCAAAGTCTGTGTGGATTGACTTCCATCCTCACCCTGGTCCttttgtatacacatacatgaacacactccCTCCTGACTCCAGAAACTTCACTTTCCCAGAACCTGAGGTTCCAGCCCCCATGTCAGAGCTGACGGAGACTGTGGTCTGTGCCCTGGGGTTGTCCGTGGGCATCGTGGGCATCGTGGTGGGCACCATCTTCATCATTCAAGGTCTTCGATCAGGCGGCACCTCCAGACATCCAGGGCCCTTATGAGCCACACACTGGAAAGGAAGGTAAGGGTTTGTGTTTGTGGgagctgaagacaccacacagggGAAgcaaggggaggggaggctgaTGAAAACGTGGTTGGAGCATTGTTGGGGGATTGTGCACTGGTGTGATCACACTCAAGAGCCTCTGGAACACACCCTTCTCCTGTCTGTTTGTTTCAGGTGTGTGGCCCTCTCCAGGGCAGAAGTGGTGTGCCGGATGGCCTGGCACAGTGTGTTTCTGACCCAGTTCATCATCTTGTCTTCTCCTAGTGTCCTCCATCTTGCTTTTCTCTTGGACTTGAGGCTGTTCTCCTTCACAGCTCACATACACTTGGAATTCTCCCCtgacctgagttttgttttttggcttcttTCCCATCATATCTACTGTAGAATCTCTCAGTGACCCTGATTCAGTAGCTGCACAGAACCAATAAATCACCTTCTATAAGTCatttactggtttttgttttgttttgtttttctatctatCATATTGGAGCTTACTGGAGCCAGGGCCATATAATCCCATTTTCAATGACACGGAAACAACCAAATACAGCCTCTGAATGCTTGGGAATCTTTGCCAAGTTTGAACTTTCTGTCTTCTTCTTGTTCACAGCCCTGACCACTGTCATCTGTCCCTAGTCAGGCACCAGGGTGGTAGAGTGTGATATCTGCCTTGGTGTACACTTGCTGTAAGAAAATTCCAAGGCACAGGGTATACACTAGTAATCTCAGCACCCCAGAGACAGAGCAGGAGAGTcctcacaagtttaaggccaagCTGGTTTACACAAGACAAGCCAGAGCTGCATAGGaaggccctgtctaaaaaaacaaacaaacaaaaaaagcaaaaacagaaaagaaaacagaactccATTCATTTTAACATAACCTATTAATGAAAAGAAGTTTGAATCTCAAAAgtgataaaaaaatttttttaaatgttacaaaAAGTCAAAATTTATaacaaaaatgttataaaaagtcAAAACTTTTTGGAATCATACAGATGACATATCTATTGgagttcttgttttttgttgttgttgtttgtttgttttattctttttattcttttgggggggccctctccccagttcccaaataaatcacatggaggcgtattcttatttataaatgcctggccttaacttggctcattgctagccagcttttcttaaattatcctgtctatgcTTTGCCTCTGGACTTTAATCTTTCTCTAGTCTATATACCTtattttacttcttactctgtggctggctgtagcTGGGTGGTGACCCATGgcgtcctcctccttttcttgcttatcctctcctctcagatttctcctcctatttactctatctgcctggcagccccgcttatcctttctcctgcctagctattggccattcatctctttattaaaccaatcaggtgttttagacaggcacagtaacacaacctcacagagttaaacaaatgcaaattaagagaacacaacacatctttgcatcattaaacaaatgttccacagcataaacaaatgtaacacatctcaaaataatattccacatcttggtgtgtctgtgagggcatttccagagacatTTAGGTGAGGTGGCAAGAGCCAACCTGAACATAGGCAGCAGAGTTTTGTGGGCTGGGCCAAAGGAGAAAGTAAGCCAGGCTTCATCTCTCTCTGcgtcctgactgtggatgcaatgtgaccaaccACCTCATGTTCCCCctgccttcctgccatgatggactgtgcctcCTGAACTGTGGGCCAAAGTaagccctccttccctccctctcctcctccctttcttaagAAGCTACTGTCGTGTATTTGTCAcagcagaagaagaagcagctcCTACAACACAGAGTTCTCTCACCAGGCTGAGATGTCAGGATCCTATTGGTCCACAGCTGGATACGTGGCCCATCATTACccaaaattttttcatttggTGTATGGCTATGACTGTATTTTGAATTTTCATGAAATATACAGATACCTATTAAAATAATATGTAGTATAAAAAGCTTTAAGTTTGTGAAGGTGACAAGGTGCATTTCCTCTGTTTTCACAATAAGAATTCTCAAGGTAGGAAAGGAAATGGAGGTCTGTTGGAGTGTTGTATGTCATGTGGGTCAGTCAAAGAAAGAGGTCACTCCAAGATGACATTTTTAAGGCTTATGTGACAacaggaaggtccagcctctcTGATGGACTGAACTGGAACAGCCATACAAaggcatatttattgattgttacagaaagttatttttttggtaaagtatttcctcataccaaggtccTTTCTAATCTATATGTCTCTCTGAAGGAAATTGTCACATGCCCTCATGACTTTAGTCCTTTACTGTGTATCATTTGCAGTACATAATAATCCAAGCGTCTCAGGCATGCTAGAGGCATtgtgtgaccaaagtcatggaaAGGCTGCAACATCCCTTCAGTAAAACCATTCTACAAATCATGGAAAataatcactgttttccacaaagaTTTTTACTGTTTTCCACAATGATTCTTCAATGTCaaagtacttctagaaaacaGCTGTTCACTCTAGTGTTTACCCTGGATACAGTGAAAACTATTCACTCTAATGTCTACCCTAGATACAGTGACTCTGCTAAATTCCTGAAACAGAGGCTGGTTACAAGAGCATTAAAAAAGCACAATGGTGTAAATACCTGAAGTGGAGCAAATATGTGTTCTTCACTTCAGGTTAGACCTAGTAGGCATAGTATAGATacaataggatgaaagggtagattaataaacctacttttaaagagcaacaacttgtttagaaatgtttttgtttagaaatggattttagtttattgatacaagtttaaacttaattttgttatactgtatatgtatttctactcttgtttgtgGTATTATGTttctgtaactcatttagattgtaatggataatgaaaaaatacagattaacaattagtcttctatgatagtcaaacttatagtcacgttaagttttctaggtacacatagatataattcaattagatagataatcttcaaatacttcaaagacctatagaatatggcacttaaaatgttttaaaaatttagactttctggacagtgagacatgtctgctcctggcagactgatttacttcagagaggaggatgggcatcaaagacactctatatggagtttatcttcttcttggcaaaaatagccatttgggcaagaaactgttcttgcctgaactgcttAACAAAATGCTCTAtcgactggacatacaggacccataggaaggtgaccactgaactttgcttgacaaaatggtccttcaggttcctgcttcacagaggaaactgccagacattctacaggacacagagagaagtgactgagagactctaggactctgggctaaagacagatgccccaactttacagaggaactttggatgactgtccaggctgccagctgtctctgtctactcttgcaagacacctgaaagttgcttacatcctctatgatgatattttatttgtactgaaatgtgattttatttgtgtgttaataaataaagttgcctgggggtcagagctaatagcaagccatagcagaagctgggtggtggtgttgtgtagctggagttttcctgcctggcccacagtcagggcaaatctctttcacctgccagtcccacagcctctcagacccgaccaagtaaacacagagacttatgttgctttcaaactgtatggccgtggcaggcttcttgctaactgttcttatagcttaaattaatccatttcctttaatctataccttgccacatggctcgtggcttaccggcatcttcacaagctgtttctcatcgtggcggctggcagtgtctctctgactcagccttccacttcccagctttattctcctccttgccccacctatacttcctgcctagccaacggccaatcagtgttttattgattaatcagcaacacatttgccatacaacccacagcagtggtgcacgcctttaatcccagcacttgggaggcagagctaggcagatctctgtgtgttcaaggatacagccagcattggagacacatgcctttaatctcaataccaaccatagaagacctggaggtctgtatagatgggcagtgacaaggaggtcat containing:
- the LOC131926704 gene encoding H-2 class II histocompatibility antigen, A-U alpha chain, translated to MTASRALVLGILALTTVLSPCGGEDDIKADHVGSYGLSFYQSYEDNGQYTFEFDGDELFYVDSDKKETVWRIPEFGQLTSFDPQGGLQTLATAKHNLGTLMKRSNSTPATNKVPEVTMFSKSPVLLGQPNTLICSVDNIFPPVVNITWLRNSKSVTEGVYETSFFFNRDYSFHKMSYLTFIPSDDDVYDCKVEHWGLEEPVLKHWEPEVPAPMSELTETVVCALGLSVGIVGIVVGTIFIIQGLRSGGTSRHPGPL